From Brassica oleracea var. oleracea cultivar TO1000 chromosome C3, BOL, whole genome shotgun sequence, a single genomic window includes:
- the LOC106329024 gene encoding RPM1-interacting protein 4-like, giving the protein MAERSNVPKFGNWEGEENVPYTAYFEKARKGRAPGGRVTNPNDPEYNSDSQSQAPSRTKPEEVVDPVRKSREVTRSREESELKQFGGGSGDGSGSSNEKRQGRTSQNNSYDKSPLHKNSYDGTGRTKPKPNLRADESPEKVTVVPKFGDWDENNPASADGYTHIFNKVREERSTGAANVSGSSRTPTHPNSRNSPSSSSKCCCFGFGGK; this is encoded by the exons ATGGCA GAGCGTTCGAATGTTCCCAAGTTTGGAAACTGGGAAGGTGAGGAGAATGTTCCTTACACAGCTTACTTTGAGAAAGCGCGTAAAGGACGAGCTCCAGGCGGTAGAGTAACGAACCCGAACGACCCGGAATATAACTCGGATTCGCAGTCTCAAGCTCCTTCGAGAACCAAACCCGAGGAAGTTGTTGACCCGGTTAGAAAGTCGCGTGAAGTGACGAGAAGCCGAGAAGAGAGCGAGCTGAAGCAGTTTGGTGGTGGTAGTGGTGATGGTAGTGGTTCATCAAACGAGAAAAGACAAGGAAGGACTTCTCAGAACAATAGCTACGATAAGTCTCCGTTGCATAAGAATTCATATGATGGCACTGGAAGAACAAAGCCCAAACCAAACCTTAGAGCTGACGAAAGC CCTGAAAAAGTGACGGTGGTGCCGAAATTCGGTGATTGGGATGAGAATAATCCGGCGTCAGCGGATGGATACACACACATTTTCAACAAAGTCCGCGAAGAGAGAAGCACTGGAGCTGCTAATGTGAGTGGATCTTCAAGAACGCCAACTCACCCGAACTCGCGTAATAGCCCTTCTAGCAGTTCCAAA TGTTGCTGCTTTGGCTTTGGAGGAAAATGA